The following are encoded together in the Chanodichthys erythropterus isolate Z2021 chromosome 16, ASM2448905v1, whole genome shotgun sequence genome:
- the LOC137002651 gene encoding interferon-induced very large GTPase 1 isoform X1: MKFGTKCHIIMDQDTEDNEMDTSPESYRDSDCVSPSVTHQYLDDIMENPRETNQEPDDVLGNLPVTHDEKTLNKDNYEPEVTDSTTKVELQSTPDPFTSLDQDPGSKTSNKAPENTSHIIMGQDTEDNEMDTSPESYRDSVCVSPSVTHQYTDDIMENPRVTNQEPDDVLGNPLMTHDEKYTETLNKDNYEPAVTDSTTNLELQPTPDPFTSLDQDPGSKTSNKAHGEYKDNVKPVEEGSNLEPDFNPNTTVHVCSDFNDSSQSNKDHGDPDLTIALFGSSEAVQFGGDNILLGEKQFCIKNAEFPEIIRLQRKISEHHVTVINMIGSHETDLEPVIGQILNEIHAFIFVVRLGQLTDEDKMGIEWLQRIFGDRVLLIILLTYEREEECDTIIDDLKNNSVLEQLLEKCGGRYHTCSKNMNNQSVMRELIDKIKHLFADNNQQYHTREMCTPSRGLKNSEGQSGSETEAKIGENNAHPSGTLALQTDKCDKQKLGAVQLIDRIHLEGKQLNLRTVDFLKPIVQSQSQESFAEEELASVFLQKLMMMDYRARCLQIKEHHHTQQTKNDSSEDVGDAFANIFGETAKASDETNKLDAVHLMDVQLAVFRCADSFLKQLMVTKLSQCQYALPLLVPNPFTQQIEFPLWTFRQINKSWKTTDDKGKICSKCQPVYKAETPMVAFFRFGPVTSKSQLMNSLINEKHNTFFHRNCPGSSRTRVLMDGLVEIAWYCPSGEKTDRFTQCVAFCNLHGDAEANEKQLDILTEMASVNVAILPQLGKNDKSMTKIQNFYKDSKPLICLLTDNDSAVTEMREGKYKIGLKDRNQSVVFEEIRRAINNGLLSFKSFPIFKLEDVAKRSGIRVDEENDKDLRKGKESAQQMMTLLQGKDLTEIKESILPLQGKLWHQWCEKNKELHRPTLGEMYKGSNIEKSKSSKQSEMLKVREQQQTSVLSEFIKIFIQNLTSPVGNKVSYFLKWLGILLDDYTAESLSALLHEYDKKWSTVLNLKKKHDKSQQLAAAQVQLETVSEKLQAATFGLEHILREIGQIYESCSSVKRHNQDLTFNFSSLPSLAAQMMMSGFPLELMDGDAAHVPLIWVTAVLDALIHKLGDQRVYVLSVLGIQSSGKSTMLNAMFGLQFAVSAGRCTRGAFMQLVRVSKEMKSLLKFDYILVVDTEGLRALELAGRSTRNHDNEMATFVVGLGNMTLINIFGENTAEMQDILQIVVQAFMRMKKIRLNPGCMFVHQNVSDVTAGEKNMEGRRRLQEKLDEMTKLAAKEEDCDTEFFSDVITFDVQTDVKYFAQLWEGSPPMAPPNPDYSRHIQELKDTILSKASTSSGITLSQFKMRIKDLWNALLNESFVFSFKNTLEIAVYRKLETKYSDWTWSLRSAMLSIEDKFYNRIANGNIKVQDNDLLADMRMTKEQVEKSMMSYFEEDKDKDILCQWRGRFETRIKDLHDDLVKGTKRKLDEAIEQKKAREKLDQRRTEYENKLFSRSKELALRLKDTGTDENMLSKEFDTMWNKWVTEMTEDTPPLEDLNFWEDVTQILSENQELTLVNERLNQKDYELIDIRSDFCVYMRLKKHLEHSDEAESSEETGESSRKSKGGLLKRFGQKIMSGIEYITGTQKPPENMDLNAECHYSIRRLTQKIIQDTEKIMKKSPVGTRGYSDSYIQEITDCVQKSIKQHESVSQKYTLKKEFTIDLSLHVCDIARQKFTELHKEFREANDPRIYLEKQKTQYWNIFKNYYKGATSTAILSEFICSKLESSILQAVYNKTAIDLAAQMRSDIEALRENRPNLEKHILKSLAEKEDFDQYIKYIHNPRGHFKQFIKNEVDRYFTKQNKMILNIFKGNLTQKEQIVSNAIKAATVQVKSRRGDGNMWFRCFTTTLTDELKLTENSCGDLSEIDLDFLESLLNGSLKKGMTKLQNSFTSINDMKMCRKKPDEILIEHFCQCCWIQCPFCKAICTNTMEGHPGDHSVPFHRIIGLNGWFYRGTTNLSIDICTTVVASDRCFYPNSSDDKVPWKEYRKGGSKYANWSITPDHSELPYWKWFVCRFQKDLEKYYSKTFQGHGQIPIEWKKYTKKDALESLQYM; this comes from the exons atgaaatttggcacaaagtG tCATATAATTATGGATCAAGATACAGAAGATAATGAAATGGACACCTCTCCAGAGTCATATAGAGATTCAGATTGTGTCAGTCCTTCAGTCACACATCAATATCTGGATGACATCATGGAAAATCCTCGGGAAACAAATCAAGAACCAGATGATGTCTTGGGGAATCTTCCAGTGACACATGATGAAAAAACCCTAAACAAAGACAATTATGAACCAGAAGTGACAGATTCAACAACTAAAGTAGAACTGCAATCAACTCCAGATCCTTTCACATCACTTGATCAAGACCCTGGATCAAAGACCTCAAATAAAGCACCTGAGAATACAAG tCATATAATTATGGGTCAAGATACAGAAGATAATGAAATGGACACCTCTCCAGAGTCATATAGAGATTCAGTTTGTGTCAGTCCTTCAGTCACACATCAATATACAGACGACATCATGGAAAATCCTCGGGTAACAAATCAAGAACCAGATGATGTCTTGGGGAATCCTCTAATGACACATGATGAAAAATACACAGAAACCCTAAACAAAGACAATTATGAACCAGCTGTGACAGATTCAACAACTAATTTAGAACTGCAACCAACTCCAGATCCTTTCACATCACTTGATCAAGACCCTGGATCAAAGACCTCAAATAAAGCACATGGAGAATACAAG GATAATGTAAAGCCAGTAGAAGAAGGGAGTAACCTGGAACCAGACTTTAATCCAAACACAACAGTACATGTGTGCTCAGACTTTAATGATTCATCTCAGAGCAATAAGG ATCACGGTGATCCTGATTTGACTATTGCATTATTTGGAAGCTCCGAGGCAGTCCAGTTTGGAGGTGACAACATTCTACTTGGAGAGAAACAATTCTGTATAAAAAATGCAGAATTCCCTGAGATCATTCGATTACAGAGGAAGATATCAGAACATCATGTCACTGTGATCAACATGATTGGCTCACATGAGACTGATCTTGAACCTGTTATTGGTCAAATACTGAATGAAATCCATGCCTTCATCTTTGTTGTGCGACTCGGACAGTTGACAGATGAGGATAAGATGGGTATTGAATGGCTACAGAGAATATTTGGTGACAGAGTTCTCCTCATTATTCTCCTCACCtatgagagagaggaagagtgTGACACTATAATAGATGACTTGAAGAACAACTCTGTTCTGGAGCAGCTGCTGGAGAAATGTGGAGGAAGATATCACACCTGCAGCAAGAACATGAACAACCAATCAGTGATGAGAGAATTGATTGACAAGATTAAGCATCTGTTCGCTGACAATAATCAGCAGTACCACACCAGAGAGATGTGCACACCTTCAAGAGGCTTGAAAAACAGTGAAGGTCAAAGTG GTTCAGAAACAGAAGCCAAGATCGGTGAGAATAACGCACATCCATCGGGGACCTTGGCACTACAAACTGATAAATGTGACAAACAAAAG ctaGGTGCTGTGCAACTCATCGACAGGATTCATCTTGAAGGCAAACAGCTAAACCTGAGAACTGTAGATTTCCTTAAGCCAATTGTACAATCACAGTCCCAAGAGTCTTTTGCAGAGGAGGAGCTGGCTTCAGTTTTTCTACAAAAATTGATGATGATGGACTACAGAGCAAGATGCCTCCAGATTAAAGAACATCAtcacacacaacaaacaaaGAATGACTCGTCTGAAGATGTTGGCGATGCCTTTGCTAATATTTTTGGAGAAACTGCTAAAGCCTCTgatgaaacaaacaaattagATGCTGTCCACTTGATGGATGTTCAGCTGGCTGTGTTTCGTTGTGCTGATAGTTTCCTAAAGCAGCTCATGGTGACTAAACTCTCACAGTGTCAGTATGCTCTGCCTCTGCTTGTACCAAATCCATTCACACAACAGATTGAGTTCCCACTCTGGACATTTCGTCAAATCAACAAGAGCTGGAAGACAACTGATGATAAAGGTAAAATCTGTAGCAAATGTCAGCCAGTCTACAAGGCAGAAACTCCAATGGTGGCTTTCTTCAGGTTTGGCCCTGTGACCTCCAAGTCTCAACTGATGAACAGCCTGATcaatgaaaaacacaacacCTTCTTCCACAGGAACTGCCCAGGCAGCAGCAGAACCAGAGTCCTGATGGATGGACTGGTGGAGATCGCTTGGTACTGTCCCTCTGGAGAGAAAACAGACAGATTTACTCAATGTGTTGCGTTCTGTAACCTCCATGGTGATGCAGAAGCCAATGAGAAGCAGCTGGATATCCTGACTGAAATGGCCTCTGTAAATGTTGCTATTTTACCACAACTCGGCAAGAATGACAAAAGCATGACCAAGATCCAAAACTTCTACAAGGACTCGAAGCCACTCATCTGCCTCCTTACTGATAATGATTCCGCTGTCACAGAAATGAGAGAAGGGAAATACAAAATTGGTTTAAAAGACAGAAATCAGTCAGTTGTATTTGAAGAAATCAGAAGAGCTATAAATAATGGGCTCTTGTCTTTTAAATCATTTCCCATTTTCAAGCTTGAAGATGTGGCCAAGCGCTCCGGTATCAGAGTAGATGAGGAAAATGATAAAGACCTCAGGAAAGGAAAAGAGTCAGCACAGCAGATGATGACATTACTGCAGGGTAAAGATTTGACTGAAATCAAAGAATCAATTTTGCCATTGCAGGGAAAACTGTGGCATCAATGGTGTGAGAAGAATAAAGAACTTCATCGACCAACATTAGGAGAGATGTATAAGGGGAGCAACATAGAAAAAAGCAAAAGTTCTAAGCAATCAGAAATGCTAAAAGTTCGTGAACAGCAACAAACATCAGTCTTAAGCGAGTTTATCAAAATCTTCATTCAAAACCTGACTTCACCAGTAGGAAATAAGGTGTCATATTTTCTCAAATGGCTGGGCATCCTGCTGGATGACTACACCGCTGAAAGTCTTTCAGCCCTTCTTCATGAGTATGATAAAAAATGGTCAACAGTCCTAAATCTTAAAAAGAAACATGATAAATCACAGCAACTGGCAGCTGCACAAGTACAACTTGAGACAGTATCAGAGAAACTACAAGCAGCAACCTTTGGCTTGGAGCACATACTGAGAGAGATCGGTCAGATTTACGAATCATGTTCATCTGTGAAAAGGCACAATCAAGACCTGACGTTTAACTTCTCTTCTCTTCCGAGTCTTGCAGCACAGATGATGATGTCTGGATTTCCACTGGAACTGATGGATGGTGATGCTGCCCATGTTCCTCTGATCTGGGTTACTGCAGTTCTTGACGCACTCATCCACAAACTGGGAGACCAGAGAGTCTATGTGTTATCAGTTTTAGGGATTCAGAGCTCTGGGAAATCCACTATGCTGAACGCCATGTTTGGACTGCAGTTTGCCGTCAGTGCTGGCAGGTGCACCAGAGGAGCTTTCATGCAGCTGGTCAGAGTGTCAAAAGAGATGAAATCACTGCTGAAGTTTGACTACATTCTAGTTGTTGATACTGAGGGACTTCGTGCCCTAGAACTGGCTGGAAGGTCGACAAGAAATCATGACAATGAAATGGCCACATTTGTTGTTGGTCTCGGAAATATGACACTGATCAACATCTTTGGAGAAAACACAGCTGAGATGCAGGACATTCTTCAGATTGTTGTTCAGGCCTTCATGAGGATGAAGAAGATCAGACTGAATCCAGGCTGCATGTTTGTGCATCAGAATGTTTCAGATGTTACAGCCGGAGAGAAAAACATGGAGGGAAGGAGACGACTGCAGGAGAAACTGGATGAGATGACGAAACTCGCTGCTAAAGAAGAAGACTGTGATACAGAGTTTTTCAGTGACGTCATTACATTTGATGTTCAGACTGATGTGAAGTATTTTGCACAGCTGTGGGAAGGCAGCCCACCGATGGcaccaccaaacccagactaCAGCAGACATATTCAAGAGTTGAAGGACACAATTCTCTCAAAAGCTTCTACATCTAGCGGCATTACGCTGTCTCAGTTTAAAATGCGTATTAAAGATCTGTGGAATGCACTGCTAAATGAAAGCTTTGTGTTCAGCTTCAAAAACACACTTGAGATTGCTGTATACAGAAAACTAGAAACTAAGTATAGCGACTGGACGTGGAGCCTCAGAAGCGCTATGCTGAGCATTGAAGACAAATTCTACAACAGAATTGCCAATGGAAACATTAAGGTTCAGGATAATGACTTATTGGCTGACATGAGGATGACAAAAGAGCAGGTAGAAAAATCAATGATGTCTTACTTTGAGGAGGACAAAGACAAAGACATTCTGTGTCAGTGGCGAGGAAGATTTGAAACCAGAATCAAAGATCTTCATGATGACCTTGTGAAGGGAACAAAAAGAAAGTTAGATGAAGCAATTGAACAGAAAAAAGCCAGGGAGAAGCTCGATCAAAGAAGGACAGAGTATGAAAACAAGCTTTTCAGTCGGAGCAAGGAACTAGCTTTGAGACTGAAAGATACAGGAACAGATGAAAATATGCTGAGCAAGGAGTTTGACACAATGTGGAACAAATGGGTCActgaaatgactgaagatactCCTCCACTGGAAGACCTGAACTTCTGGGAGGATGTGACTCAAATCTTATCTGAAAATCAGGAATTGACTCTTGTAAATGAGCGGTTAAATCAGAAAGACTATGAACTGATAGACATCCGGAGTGATTTTTGTGTCTACATGAGACTAAAGAAGCATCTAGAGCATTCTGATGAAGCTGAATCTTCAGAGGAAACTGGTGAGAGCTCTAGGAAAAGCAAGGGTGGATTACTGAAGCGGTTTGGTCAAAAAATTATGTCAGGTATAGAATATATTACAGGGACTCAAAAGCCACCAGAGAACATGGACCTAAATGCTGAATGTCATTACTCAATAAGGCGTCTGACTCAAAAAATTATTCAGGACACTGAGAAAATAATGAAGAAGTCACCAGTTGGAACACGAGGCTACAGTGACAGTTACATTCAGGAAATAACAGACTGTGTTCAAAAGTCAATAAAGCAACATGAATCTGTGAGTCAAAAATACACTTTGAAAAAAGAGTTTACCATAGATCTCAGTCTTCATGTTTGTGACATTGCAAGACAGAAGTTTACCGAACTCCACAAAGAATTCAGAGAAGCAAATGACCCAAGAATTTATCTTGAGAAGCAGAAAACTCAGTATTGGAACATCTTCAAGAACTACTACAAAGGAGCGACATCAACAGCCATACTGAGTGAATTCATCTGCAGCAAACTTGAGTCTTCTATCCTACAAGCGGTTTACAACAAAACTGCTATTGATTTGGCAGCACAGATGAGGTCTGACATAGAAGCATTACGTGAGAACAGACCAAATCTGGAGAAACACATTCTGAAATCCCTTGCAGAAAAGGAGGATTTTGACCAGTACATAAAATACATTCATAATCCCAGAGGGCACTTCAAACAGTTCATAAAAAATGAAGTGGACAGATACttcaccaaacaaaacaaaatgattcTAAACATTTTCAAAGGAAATCTGACACAAAAAGAGCAGATTGTAAGTAATGCGATTAAAGCAGCTACAGTGCAGGTCAAGAGTCGGAGAGGAGATGGCAACATGTGGTTCAGATGCTTCACAACAACCCTGACAGATGAGCTGAAACTCACTGAGAATTCATGTGGTGATCTCAGTGAAATTGACTTAGATTTTCTTGAGAGTCTTTTAAATGGCAGTTTGAAGAAAGGGATGACAAAGCTTCAGAACAGCTTTACAAGCATTAATGACATGAAAATGTGCAGGAAAAAACCAGATGAGATTTTGATTGAGCACTTCTGTCAGTGCTGTTGGATTCAGTGTCCTTTCTGTAAAGCCATCTGCACCAACACGATGGAAGGCCATCCTGGAGATCACAGCGTTCCTTTCCACCGCATTATTGGACTGAATGGGTGGTTTTACAGAGGAACAACAAACTTGTCTATTGATATCTGCACAACAGTAGTAGCGAGTGATCGATGTTTTTATCCAAATTCCTCAGACGACAAAGTCCCCTGGAAAGAATACAGAAAAGGAGGTTCTAAATATGCTAACTGGAGCATCACCCCAGACCACTCTGAGCTGCCGTACTGGAAGTGGTTTGTGTGCAGATTCCAGAAGGATCTGGAAAAGTACTACAGTAAAACATTCCAGGGACATGGTCAGATTCCAATTGAATGGAAAAAGTACACAAAAAAAGATGCTCTGGAGAGTTTACAGTACATGTAA